In Vespula vulgaris chromosome 7, iyVesVulg1.1, whole genome shotgun sequence, a single window of DNA contains:
- the LOC127065031 gene encoding uncharacterized protein LOC127065031, which yields MFTNFHQKWNAMRVPRRLDSPRMAKIVKEKSPSPERTETSAMVYLLMKSSMNKRKIQKEESHRGRYKIFGDLAKLPCVKKPTSNTYKMKDLSDNMFEDYEDKINSNIVDVNSFKDSNNEILFPKESVECLIKNEIKVENESVDDAFLNNNSPIDPRRSIQTNNRKRSSAVSCSSAEYPVEKKWRPSSKEHIKSKIKTSTPKRIKQSSVSDMKELMRITKAFQNRRGRRVPVIYDRARPGLPIFFSFFFFCSCVCFYFRFLFSFVFFLISYRSNRVHMQFV from the exons aTGTTTACGAACTTTCATCAAAAATGGAACGCGATGAGGGTCCCACGTAGATTGGATTCACCAAGAATG GCaaagatcgtaaaagaaaaatcaccgTCACCGGAACGAACGGAAACATCGGCAATGGTTTACCTATTGATGAAATCATCGATGAACAAACGAAAGATTCAAAAAGAGGAATCTCATCGGGGTCGTTACAAAATTTTTGGTGATCTTGCAAAATTACCTTGTGTTAAAAAACCAACGAGTAATACTTACAAGATGAAAGATTTGTCGGATAATATGTTCGAGGATTACGAAGATAAAATCAATTCTAATATCGTAGATGTTAATTCGTTCAAAGATTCGAACAACGAGATATTATTTCCCAAGGAAAGTGTTGAATGTTTGAttaaaaacgagataaaagtTGAGAATGAATCCGTAGATGATGCTTTTCTTAATAACAATTCACCGATCGATCCTCGTCGATCAATTCAAACGAATAATCGAAAACGTTCGTCCGCTGTGTCGTGTTCGTCGGCTGAGTATCCTGTCGAAAAAAAATGGCGACCTAGTTCAAAGGAACATATcaaatcgaagataaaaacatCTACCCCGAAGAGGATCAAACAGTCTTCGGTGTCCGACATGAAAGAGTTGATGCGAATTACCAAAGCTTTTCAAAATCGAAGAGGAAGACGTGTACCTGTCATTTATGATAGGGCTAGACCAGGTCttcctatatttttctctttcttttttttttgttcttgtgtttgtttttattttcgttttcttttttcgttcgttttctttttgatttcatATAGAAGTAATAGAGTACATATGCAGTTTGTGTAG